In Vanacampus margaritifer isolate UIUO_Vmar chromosome 6, RoL_Vmar_1.0, whole genome shotgun sequence, the DNA window CCGCTCCTGCTGGCCCGGGGACGCGCTCTCGTTGTCCTGGCGCGTCTTAAAGTCCTGGATGGCCTTGCGGTTCTGGTAGTCGATGAGGGCCATGGTGATGACCGCATTCCAGCAGTTGTCCTCACCGGGGCAGCGGAAGTCGATTTCCTTGTCGTTCGTGGTGACGATGGTGAAGTAGACGAACTTGCCGGTTCGCTCCACACAGTCCACCTTCTTGATGCTCTGCAATTTGAGCTCTTTGCCCCGGGTGCGCTTTTGCGTGTCGGCGTACATGTTGAGGCTGTCGGGGGTCAGGACGCACGTCTTCCTCTTCCAGAACTGGAGAAGGTTGTCGCTCCTCTTCTCCAGCTCGCCCTCTTTGAGCACCTGGGAGATCTCGGACTcggacattttcatttcaaaaaagTCAATTTGGGTCAGAGCAGTCCGAGGAAGGAGCCTCTTGAGTAATCCACGCTGGCTATTTGTGAATGAACCACATCGTGGAGGAGCAGTTTTATAGACCGGCCCCGGCCTGGGGCCCTCCCACTTGACGTCAGTTGGTTTGGGAATGTATCAGCAGTTGACAGTGGGTTGACTTGATTCAAGGCTGTGCGTATGCGTGCAGTCTGTGTGGGCGGAAAGCTTGAGGCTCAGAGGCCAGAGGAAGTTCTAAAGGTGGACCAAACCAGGCGCTGCACACACCCAACATGTTAATTAACAACTAATCCTCATCCTACTGTAAGGATTAGTCCAAACATGTCTACTCTCAACTAGTTGTGGCTgtcaaaacttttatttttttactggggTAGTTTTCAGTCCAGCTAGCCTATTTCTTGCTGATTGCGCATAGCTATGGTGTTCCATTCTGTAGAAAGGGTGGGTGAACTGGTCCAAAAATGAACCATtcaattacagaaaaaaaacatatttggtaAAATGAATTCAAGTCAAAATCCACGCACCTCACAATGTGTCTGTGTGATCATGTGACTTTGCACAGCCAATCAATGCtgaatattaggggtgggaatctttgaatgtctcacggtttgattcgattccgatttttgggtctgcgattcgattctgaacgatttttgattcagaacgatttttgattcaaaatgatttgattgccaatgatttttgcttcagtctaaagatgtgcaaggaattgtaatgatctactccagtctgactcgctaatgctaattagcgtgctgctcgcggcacttttatcactcaaaagaatggctccacgttgaaaaaaaacttttattggaataacttgatcgcgactttttccttctactgtactctctaatgtggctacaacttaacagtgcatTAAACCGCGTGGAactacactgcccctcagtggccaaaccgggtacaacatgaacagcgctccaaataaaggcacacaaaggcaagacagtataaaataatttaaattaaatcgattttgggacatttaaaatagattctgaatcgtactaaatgagaatcgcgattcttatgagaatcgattttttggcacacccctactgaa includes these proteins:
- the phlda2 gene encoding pleckstrin homology-like domain family A member 2, with amino-acid sequence MKMSESEISQVLKEGELEKRSDNLLQFWKRKTCVLTPDSLNMYADTQKRTRGKELKLQSIKKVDCVERTGKFVYFTIVTTNDKEIDFRCPGEDNCWNAVITMALIDYQNRKAIQDFKTRQDNESASPGQQERRMARAP